In Osmerus mordax isolate fOsmMor3 chromosome 24, fOsmMor3.pri, whole genome shotgun sequence, the following are encoded in one genomic region:
- the rchy1 gene encoding RING finger and CHY zinc finger domain-containing protein 1 — protein sequence MATPAGCEHYVRSCLMKAPCCGKLYVCRLCHDAKEDHEMDRFQVKEVQCSHCLTVQEAHQTCQECNVKFGDYYCDICHLFDKDKKQYHCQPCGICRIGPKEKYFHCEKCNLCLASEMQGNHKCVENVSRQNCPVCMEDIHTSRIGAHVLPCGHLLHKTCFDDMVRTGAYRCPLCMHSVWNMEDQWEMMDREIAQSPMPTEYQDATVKIICNDCQAHCTVPFHVLGMKCGGCGSYNTAQDGGLMQQLPERAAQPQEQQQQQQQQPEPEQETQSQ from the exons ATGGCTACCCCAGCTGGTTGTGAACATTACGTGCGCAGCTGTTTGATGAAA GCACCTTGCTGTGGCAAATTATACGTCTGTCGATTGTGCCACGATGCAAAAGAGGATCATGAAATGGACCGTTTCCAGGTTAAAGAGGTCCAGTGCTCTCATTGTCTCACAGTGCAGGAG GCACACCAAACTTGCCAGGAGTGTAATGTGAAATTTGGGGATTACTATTGTGATATCTGCCACTTGTTTGATAAGGATAAAAAACAGTATCACTGTCAACCCTGTGGAATTTGCAG GATTGGCCCTAAAGAAAAATATTTCCACTGTGAAAAGTGCAATCTCtgtttagcaagtgaaatgcaagGGAACCACAAG TGTGTTGAAAATGTTTCAAGACAGAACTGCCCAGTGTGTATGGAG GATATCCACACATCCAGAATAGGAGCCCATGTTCTTCCCTGCGGGCATCTTCTGCATAA AACATGCTTTGATGACATGGTCAGAACAGG TGCGTATCGCTGCCCGCTCTGCATGCACTCTGTGTGGAACATGGAGGACCAATGGGAAATGATGGATAGAGAGATCGCCCAGTCCCCTATGCCCACTGAATACCAGGATGCTACTGTGAAG ATCATATGTAATGACTGTCAGGCCCACTGTACAGTTCCATTCCATGTCCTGGGCATGAAGTGTGGGGGTTGTGGCTCCTACAACACGGCCCAGGATGGAGGCCTCATGCAGCAGCTCCCGGAACGAGCAGCCCAGCcacaagaacaacaacaacagcagcagcagcaaccagaaccAGAGCAGGAGACCCAGTCTCAGTGA